From a region of the Nyctibius grandis isolate bNycGra1 chromosome 12, bNycGra1.pri, whole genome shotgun sequence genome:
- the ELMO3 gene encoding engulfment and cell motility protein 3 isoform X1 produces MPPPKDVVKIAIQMVGAIPQLIDLQQTKPLASVLKDVCDAWSLPNAERYALQYVDGRQTYITESNRGEIKNGSILRLTTSPDQEAERLYSGIQSNNSDVKTDSLKKLASLSQDVTFAQEFISRNGLKQIFYIVEEGNDTGEMLAHTLKAFMELMEHDFVSWETLSAAFIKKIVSYVNMNAVDASVQQLSLSILENMVPTSRLLFDLVKKEVTLDRLLTHLQVTNAQLQLKAMALLIALLLAATDAERRDMMDYLREKNIRQFIHKNIIHSSEPLGDEMAHYLYVLQSVSLNLCERRMRTSMDPYSQEQRELLQSLRQTAFESESESPASNFSTERRRSLCAKEFRKLGFVNNSNPAEDLRRAPPGLLALDNMVYFSRHTPNAYSRFVLENSSREDKHECPFARSSIQLTLILCEILHVGEPCSETAQAFYPMFFGQDHFFEELFCICIQLVNKTWKEMRATQEDFDKVLQVVREQITRTLSLKPTSLELFKTRVNALNYSEILKLRQTERLHQEETLAVPVLELRERLKPELLELIRQQRLLHLCEGTLFRKISSRRRQDKLWYCRLSPNHKVLHYGDVEEGVRSPPIESLLEKIPVADMKMLLVGKECPHTKEKSSGKQNKDVLELAFSIVYDVEEYCLNFVAPTRYEFCLWTDGLNVLLGKEMTSERTQTDLDVLLSMELKLRLLDLENISIPDTPPPVPKPPSNLNFCYDFSHAEQ; encoded by the exons ATGCCGCCGCCCAAGGACGTGGTGAAGATCGCCATCCAGATGGTGGGAGCCATCCCGCAGCTCATCGACCTCCAGCAG ACCAAGCCCCTCGCCTCGGTGCTCAAGGACGTCTGCGACGC GTGGAGCCTGCCCAACGCCGAGCGCTACGCCCTGCAGTACGTGGACGGGCGACAGACCTACATCACCGAGTCG aaCCGCGGGGAGATTAAGAACGGGAGCATTTTACGGCTGACCACCTCCCCG GACCAAGAAGCAGAGCGGTTGTACAGTGGGATCCAGAGCAACAACTCGGATGTGAAGACTGACTCGCTGAAGAAGCTTGCAAGCCTCTCCCAAGACGTTACCTTTGCTCAGGAGTTCATCAGCAGGAATGGCTTGAAACAAATCTTCTATATTGTGGAAGAAGGGAATGA TACAGGAGAGATGTTAGCTCACACCCTGAAGGCCTTCATGGAGCTGATGGAGCATGATTTTGTTTCCTGGGAGACTCTTAGTGCAGCCTTCATCAAGAAG ATAGTGAGTTACGTCAATATGAACGCGGTGGATGCATCTGTCCAGCAGCTCTCCTTGTCTATCTTGGAGAACATGGTACCCACCAGTCGCCTCCTCTTTGACCTAGTCAAAAAAGAAGTGACGCTGGATCGTCTTCTCACCCACCTGCAGGT GACAAACgcccagctgcagctgaaggcGATGGCCCTGCTCATCGCGCTGCTGCTGGCTGCGACCGACGCTGAGCGGCGG GACATGATGGACTACTTGAGGGAGAAGAACATCAGGCAGTTTATCCACAAG AACATCATCCACAGCTCCGAGCCGCTGGGGGATGAGATGGCCCATTACCTGTACGTGCTGCAGTCCGTCAGCCTCAACCTGTGCGAGCGCCGCATGAGGACCTCCATGGATCCCTACTCACAG GAGCAGCGGGAGCTCCTCCAGTCACTGCGCCAAACCGCCTTCGAGTCGGAGAGCGAGTCGCCTGCCAGCAACTTCAGCACCGAGCGCCGGCGATCCCTGTGTGCCAAGGAGTTCCGCAAGCTGGGCTTCGTG AACAACAGCAACCCAGCGGAGGACCTCCGCCGTGCCCCGCCGGGACTCCTCGCCCTTGATAACATGGTGTATTTCTCCAGGCACACGCCCAACGCCTACAGCAGG TTTGTCCTCGAGAACAGCAGCCGGGAAGACAAACACGAATGTCCCTTCGCTCGAAGCAGCATCCAGCTCACCCTGATCCTCTGCGAGATCCTGCACGTCGGAGAGCCGT GCTCGGAGACGGCTCAGGCCTTTTACCCTATGTTCTTCGGGCAGGATCATTTCTTTGAAGAGCTCTTCTGCATCTGCATCCAGCTGGTGAACAAGACCTGGAAGGAGATGCGTGCTACCCAGGAGGACTTTGACAAG GTGCTGCAGGTGGTGCGGGAGCAGATCACCAGGACCCTGTCCCTCAAGCCCACCTCCCTGGAGCTATTCAAGACGAGAGTGAACGCGCTGAACTACAGCGAGATCCTGAAGCTGCGGCAGACGGAGCGGCTGCACCAGGAGGAGACGTtggctgtgcctgtgct GGAGCTGCGTGAGAGGCTGAAGCCGGAGCTCCTGGAGCTGATCCGACAGCAGCGCCTGCTGCACCTCTGCGAGGGCACCCTCTTCCGCAAGATCAGCAGCCGCCGCAGGCAGG ACAAGCTCTGGTACTGCCGCCTGTCACCCAACCACAAGGTGCTGCACTACGGGGACGTGGAGGAGGGGGTACGCTCACCCCCCATCGAGAGCCTGCTGGAGAAAA TTCCTGTGGCGGACATGAAGATGCTGCTCGTGGGGAAGGAGTGTCCGCACACGAAGGAGAAGAGCTCCGGGAAGCAGAACAAG GACGTCCTGGAGCTGGCCTTCTCCATCGTGTACGACGTGGAGGAGTACTGCCTCAACTTCGTTGCCCCCACCCGGTACGAG TTCTGCCTCTGGACGGACGGGCTGAATGTGCTCCTGGGCAAGGAGATGACGAGCGAGCGAACGCAGACGGACCTCGATGTCCTGCTCTCCATGGAGCTCAAGCTGCGGCTCCTGGACCTGGAGAACATCAGCATCCCCGACACCCCCCCTCCCGTCCCAAAGCCCCCCAGCAACTTAAACTTCTGCTACGACTTCAGTCACGCAGAGCAGTGA
- the ELMO3 gene encoding engulfment and cell motility protein 3 isoform X2 — MRATQEDFDKVLQVVREQITRTLSLKPTSLELFKTRVNALNYSEILKLRQTERLHQEETLAVPVLELRERLKPELLELIRQQRLLHLCEGTLFRKISSRRRQDKLWYCRLSPNHKVLHYGDVEEGVRSPPIESLLEKIPVADMKMLLVGKECPHTKEKSSGKQNKDVLELAFSIVYDVEEYCLNFVAPTRYEFCLWTDGLNVLLGKEMTSERTQTDLDVLLSMELKLRLLDLENISIPDTPPPVPKPPSNLNFCYDFSHAEQ; from the exons ATGCGTGCTACCCAGGAGGACTTTGACAAG GTGCTGCAGGTGGTGCGGGAGCAGATCACCAGGACCCTGTCCCTCAAGCCCACCTCCCTGGAGCTATTCAAGACGAGAGTGAACGCGCTGAACTACAGCGAGATCCTGAAGCTGCGGCAGACGGAGCGGCTGCACCAGGAGGAGACGTtggctgtgcctgtgct GGAGCTGCGTGAGAGGCTGAAGCCGGAGCTCCTGGAGCTGATCCGACAGCAGCGCCTGCTGCACCTCTGCGAGGGCACCCTCTTCCGCAAGATCAGCAGCCGCCGCAGGCAGG ACAAGCTCTGGTACTGCCGCCTGTCACCCAACCACAAGGTGCTGCACTACGGGGACGTGGAGGAGGGGGTACGCTCACCCCCCATCGAGAGCCTGCTGGAGAAAA TTCCTGTGGCGGACATGAAGATGCTGCTCGTGGGGAAGGAGTGTCCGCACACGAAGGAGAAGAGCTCCGGGAAGCAGAACAAG GACGTCCTGGAGCTGGCCTTCTCCATCGTGTACGACGTGGAGGAGTACTGCCTCAACTTCGTTGCCCCCACCCGGTACGAG TTCTGCCTCTGGACGGACGGGCTGAATGTGCTCCTGGGCAAGGAGATGACGAGCGAGCGAACGCAGACGGACCTCGATGTCCTGCTCTCCATGGAGCTCAAGCTGCGGCTCCTGGACCTGGAGAACATCAGCATCCCCGACACCCCCCCTCCCGTCCCAAAGCCCCCCAGCAACTTAAACTTCTGCTACGACTTCAGTCACGCAGAGCAGTGA
- the E2F4 gene encoding transcription factor E2F4 has translation MAEVGPQPPGGGSGAAGGPSRHEKSLGLLTTKFVSLLQEAKDGVLDLKLAADTLAVRQKRRIYDITNVLEGIGLIEKKSKNSIQWKGVGPGCNTREIAHKLIELKADIEDLEQREQELEQQKMWVQQSIKNVTEDVQNSRLAYVTHEDICRCFTGDTLLAIRAPSGTRLEVPVPEGLNGQKKYQIHLKSTSGPIDVLLVNKDTWSSPPVVLPVPPPEDLIQCQAVAPSKPQIPPLAHFQEASVPSSTQPSTPTPTSTQDHSPPAQKPASTECSVSAAESKSSGDFDPLSNASASASQPAGLDTQPLQSSASLDSSSVLPSPSTSFEPIKPDPTGILELPQELSEMFDPTRECMNSELLEELMSSEVFAPLLRLSPPPGDHDYIYNLDESEGVCDLFDVPVLNL, from the exons ATGGCGGAGGTcgggccgcagccccccgggggtgggagcggggctgcgggggggccgAGCCGGCACGAGAAGAGCCTGGGGCTGTTGACCACCAAGTTCGTGTCGCTGCTGCAGGAGGCCAAGGACGGAGTGCTCGACCTCAAGCTG GCTGCGGATACCTTGGCTGTGCGACAGAAGCGCCGGATCTACGATATCACGAATGTCCTGGAAGGCATCGGGTTGATCGAGAAGAAATCCAAGAACAGTATCCAGTGGAA AGGGGTGGGTCCTGGCTGCAACACGCGTGAAATAGCTCACAAACTTATCGAGCTGAAGGCAGACATAGAGGACCTGGAGCAGCGGgaacaggagctggagcagcagaagATGTGGGTTCAGCAGAGCATCAAAAACGTGACGGAAGATGTGCAGAACAGTCG GTTAGCGTATGTGACCCATGAAGATATCTGCAGGTGCTTCACAG GAGACACCCTCCTCGCCATTCGAGCCCCCTCAGGCACGCGTCTGGAGGTTCCAGTCCCTGAG GGCCTAAATGGGCAGAAGAAATACCAGATCCATCTGAAGAGCACAAGTGGTCCCATTGATGTTCTCTTAGTAAACAAAGATACTTGGAGCTCTCCTCCTGTTGTACTCCCTGTCCCTCCCCCTGAAGACCTCATTCAGTGTCAGGCAGTTGCACCCTCGAAACCACAGATACCACCGCTCGCCCACTTCCAGGAGGCATCCgttcccagcagcacccagccctcTACGCCGACACCTACCAGCACTCAGGACCACAGCCCTCCCGCGCAGAAACCCGCAAGCACAG AATGCAGTGTCTCAGCGGCAGAGTCCAAGAGCAGCGGTGACTTCGACCCCCTCAGCAACGCGTCCGCATCGGCCAGCCAGCCGGCCGGGTTGGATACCCAGCCGCTCCAGTCCTCTGCCTCGCTGGACAGCAGCTCCGTCCTACCCAGTCCCTCTACCTCCTTCGAGCCGATCAAGCCCGACCCCACAGGAA TACTGGAACTTCCCCAAGAGCTGTCAGAGATGTTTGACCCAACGAGAG AATGTATGAACTCCGAGCTGCTGGAAGAGCTCATGTCATCTGAAG TGTTTGCTCCCTTGCTGCGCCTCTCCCCTCCACCTGGAGATCACGACTATATTTACAACCTGGATGAGAGCGAAGGCGTCTGTGACCTCTTTGACGTGCCTGTCCTCAACCTCTGA